A single region of the Malaclemys terrapin pileata isolate rMalTer1 chromosome 4, rMalTer1.hap1, whole genome shotgun sequence genome encodes:
- the LOC128836432 gene encoding ADP-ribosylhydrolase ARH1-like: MEGTVPPRAAYRAAMVLSGAGDALGYRNQRWEYCPSGPQIHAELAQLGGLGGIQAAPPDWPVSDDTVLHLATAEALATGLEGEALLQELARGYVAAMGDMEGRKPGPTSILGTSQLRPGEPAGYRIPFNPSATGCGAAMRSMAIGLRYPRPTELPTLIRISVESGRMTHHHPTGYLGALASALFTAYAVRGLSLAQWGAGLLQTLPLAQTYVRDAGIDTQPNLDAWGYFPQKWTWYLAERGLAEGHGPPRFPSPYGPAERDGVYQTFSLEGWAGRSGHDAPMIAYDALLGAGDRWDELCSRAMFHGGDSDSTGVIAGCCWGLAHGLAGVPEGNHRHLEYRHRMEAAADRIHALAWGGERPVSGGTPLCPDTWVPSYPHHPGLPPCTQQPTPPQARAGFGGSPIPQIHGGGAPNSHPPQCTLLAPHERGDPTR, from the exons ATGGAGGGGAC GGTCCCCCCTCGGGCGGCGTACCGGGCGGCCATGGTGCTGAGCGGGGCGGGCGACGCGCTGGGCTACCGGAACCAGCGCTGGGAGTACTGCCCCTCGGGCCCCCAGATCCACGCCGagctggcccagctggggggATTGGGGGGCATCCAGGCCGCGCCCCCCGACTGGCCCGTCAGCGATGACACCGTCCTGCACCTGGCGACCGCGGAGGCCCTGGCCACCG gactgGAGGGGGAGGCGTTGCTGCAGGAGCTGGCGCGAGGCTACGTGGCAGCGATGGGCGACATGGAAGGCAGGAAACCCGGCCCCACCAGCATCCTGG ggaCGTCCCAGCTGCGCCCGGGCGAGCCGGCCGGGTACCGGATCCCCTTCAACCCCAGTGCCACCGGCTGCGGGGCCGCCATGCGCTCCATGGCCATCGGGCtcag gtaCCCGCGTCCCACAGAGCTGCCGACCCTGATCCGGATCAGCGTGGAGAGCGGGCGCATGACGCACCATCACCCCACAG GGTACCTGGGGGCGCTGGCCTCGGCCCTGTTCACGGCCTATGCGGTGCGGGGACTCTCCCTGGCGCAGTGGGGGGCCGGCCTGCTGCAGACGCTGCCCCTGGCCCAAACCTACGTGCGGGACGCGGGCATCGACACCCAGCCCAACCTGGATGCCTGGGGGTACTTCCCCCAGAAATGGACCTG GTATctggctgagcggggcctggCCGAAGGACATGGCCCCCCCCGGTTCCCCTCCCCCTACGGCCCGGCGGAGCGGGACGGGGTCTACCAGACCTTCAGCCTGGAGGGCTGGGCGGGGCGCAGCGGGCACGACGCCCCCATGATCGCCTACGACGCGCTGCTGGGCGCTGGTGACCGCTGGGACGAGCTCTGCAGCCGGGCCATGTTCCACGGGG GAGACAGCGACTCGACGGGCGTCATTGCGGGGTGCTGCTGGGGGCTGGCGCACGGGCTGGCCGGGGTCCCCGAGGGGAATCACCGACACTTGGAGTACCGGCACCGCATGGAGGCAGCCGCCGACCGGATCCATGCCCTGGCCTGGGGGGGAGAGCGCCCCGTGAGCGGGGGGACCCCGCTctgcccggacacctgggttccttCTTATCCCCACCACCCTGGCCTCCCACCCTGCACTCAACAGCCAACCCCACCGCAGGCCAGGGCTGGATTTGGGGGGTCCCCCATTCCCCAGAtacatgggggaggggcaccaaaTTCCCATCCCCCCCAGTGCACGCTCCTGGCACCCCATGAGCGGGGGGACCCCACTCGCTAG
- the LOC128836434 gene encoding calcium-binding protein 5 isoform X2: MQNALGPACIFLRKGIAEKHGHRELGADEIEELREAFAEFDKDKDGLIGCKDLGNLMRTMGYMPTEMELIELSQQINMNLGGRVDFEDFVELMTPKLLAETAGMIGLQEMRDAFKEFDTNGDGEITLDELQLAMQRLMGERLTPREISDVVKEADINGDGTVDFEEFVKMMSR, translated from the exons ATGCAGAACGCCCTGGGGCCCGCCTGCATCTTCCTGCGCAAGGGCATCGCTGAGAAGCATGGG CACCGGGAGCTGGGAGCCGATGAAATTGAAG AGCTGCGCGAGGCCTTCGCGGAGTTCGACAAGGACAAGGACGGGCTGATCGGCTGCAAGGACCTGGGCAACCTGATGCGCACCATGGGCTACATGCCCACCGAGATGGAGCTCATCGAGCTCTCGCAGCAGATCAACATGAACC TGGGGGGCCGGGTGGATTTCGAAGACTTCGTGGAGCTGATGACACCCAAGCTGCTGGCCGAGACGGCCGGGATGATTGGGCTGCAGGAGATGAGGGACGCCTTCAAGGAG TTTGACACCAACGGGGACGGGGAGATCACGCTGGACGAGCTGCAGCTGGCCATGCAGCGCCTCATGGGCGAGCGGCTCACCCCCCGCGAGATCAGCGACGTGGTCAAGGAGGCCGACATCAACGGGGACGGGACCGTCGACTTCGAGG